Genomic segment of Hydra vulgaris chromosome 08, alternate assembly HydraT2T_AEP:
taataaattttcatgcaatataataaattttcatgcaatataataaattttcatgcaatatataataaaaatgttttatttttcaggcTCCATCTCATATCCAAAGATATCTCTTCATCATGCTCAAGAAGTACTTCTTGAACCGTTTGAATCAaatttaaacacaatttttcatacaaaaacATTAACAGTCCAGGGAAAACAGTTGACAGTATCTTCTTATTTGATTCTAAGCGAAGAAAAagcagttaaaataaattatttgatgtCTATTAACAATGTTTGGTATGCAATGTGCCAAGAAACAGCAATATCATTTTTTCCTTTGGTTAACTCGTATGTTGTAGAGCatcataaaaacttattttctttacttgacattttttctcttaaattaagttcatctaaatctgttaaaataagagaaaaagattttattgtccGGTTATTTAtcatatgaatatttattatgagTTGTTATTTCTGCCTTTagtgattaatttattttatttaaaaactaacaaaactAGTTAAAACACAATGATACAGGGTTAAAATGGGACAGGGTTAAAAACTGAGACAAGTCTTATgtagtaaaaatgtaaaatatatatatatattttttttagtaattattataaaaaattattattaatataacattaaatatgtACGGAAGTACATATTTCATGTAAggtattttgatatataatccCAATGAGTTATTTTTAGGGTACAGTATTTGAAACAGATAAACAGGGCCACTGAGAGCCAAGGTTAAAAAACCCTGGCAAACTTCCCTGCACACCTCTGGTCCAGGTGGATCTGGTCCACCTCTGTTGACTGGGGCTGCATTTGATGACGATGATTAAgatgctgatgatgatgatcatcagcATCTTAATCATCGATGATGATCATCAGCAGCAGCATCTTAATCatcaatgatgatgatgatcatcatcattgttATCATCATCAAGCATAcaattgatgatgatgatgatgatcatcatcttAATCACTGTCATCATTATCATCTTCTCTGATACacactataaatataattactactCTCAAACCCTCTCTATGATCATCGATTCTTTTCCTATCTTTTAAAGATAGGAAAAGATCATATATCCATCTGATCTACTTTGTTCTTACCggataattaattaattaactatgaaattaattatgaaattgTGAAATTAGCTATGAAATTAATTAACTATGGAATGTTTTTAGCCGGGGCCCTGGTCACTTATTACAGGTAGGTAGAGATGTAAGTTATATTAATGTGTTATATTAATGATTATatataatgattatatataatataatgaatatatattaagttatattaatgTGTTATATTAATGATAGTTAATGATAATATATCTGATTTACTTTTAACTCTTTTTGCATTATATATTAACATCTACCTTTATTTGCAGATGCAATCAATTAATGTGCAAAAAGGTGATACAATCAAAGTTATTCTGTATACTTCGTATTCTGATTTGCTGTCAAAATGTGGCAATAAGTTCCAATGTTCGTCCAGAAATTTGCTACAATTGTATGATGGTTCTGGTGCAGAAATTGATGATGGAGAAACCCTAGATTTTTTagttacaaataataatttgaaactaGTTTTTTTGGAGCGTCAAGTGACAAGGCAAATAATAACTGCATCAGAAGAAGTTAAGAGAGATGAAAGTATTTCTTCAAAACAATGGCCTggtttgaaatttgaaattccAACAGATTCAATTGTGGAAGCAAGGCTTACATGTGGTATACTTGATGCCAAATCAATAGTAGCAGATGGTCAATTTATGAACCACTGGGTTGGGCTCATTTTTCATAAAGTAATGGAATACGTTGATCAACAAAATCCGTGTGTTTTTAGTTgtattatattgattttttatctaaattatgtttaaactCTAAGATCTTactgtaaattgtttttatcaaaatcatAGATACATAAATGGAGTTCAATTAAATGAGCTGGTGACGGTTGTGCAAGAGAAGTACCCAGAGTTTAGAGCTGTTCAATATTAAGTAAGTTAATTTGTGCTGTAGTGgttgaatgaaataaattacataataataatttgttttttaaaaatattttatccttGCATTACAAATCTATTTAAgctattttaaaagatgtttgtaATAGTTGTGTTatgacttttaaataaattgagtaattcttgaataaatttaaataactaaattatttagttatttaaatttcaatttatttaaacattcaaaataaatttaaaaaaatatatttaatatgtgatttttaatttattttgaatgaaattttaataaaattataaagtaattcttaatagttttttatattttaatatcatatttaaataataacgaaacaaaactatacAAACCTGTTAAATCAATTGTTTGATTTTTCAAACTAACTTTTGACTAATTGACTTAATTGActatatacgatatatatatatatatatatataattaatttttttactactaGAAATGCTTCCACGAGAGAATTAATAAcaggtttaaaaattatagaagaAAAATCAATTGTGCTTCTGTCATTGAAAATCGAAAGAAATATGCAAAAGCTGCTATGACAAAGGCaataaaaaggtattttaacctttttttatgcttgattattatgtttatatctTTGAGATGTTCCATAAACTATGTTTGATTATAAAAGTGTTCACACTCCTccttaaaaatctttaaaaatttaaaacctccTCAAATatccataaaaagaaaaaaaaaagtcatttctCCTAAAATTCtcctacttttatttttgttaataatgacaaatattaataattttgtttaatatattataataatataatatttatgtatatatatatatatatatatatatatatatatatatatatatatatatatatatatatatgtatattattttcataatgtaatattaaaatatatataatgatatttcAGTaaccaatatataaaatatatatgttaatatttcagtaaatattttgttttataatgcgatcatatatttatattgtgttcTAATCTATTTTAGAGCAGTAAGTGACAGCGATATCAGTCAACCTTTAAGACTTAAAAGCAATACAAATGAAGTATTAGAAGTTGCAAATGAGGCATATGTAATTCTAGTTTACTATTCTCTCATCTAGattgatacaaaaaatttgtatttaatccagtacaacctgcttcatgtTACTGTCAGAAAGGGCATCTGGTTTAAAGCTTTCGTTAATGCCATTTATATGTCACTATGGAGAATCATCCAAACCACAAGTGTGGAAATATGGATgttaacttacaaaaaaaaaactttatatctgctttgtaaatcaatattttttttggttgtactaatgtttatgatatattttaatcaaatattttagcttGTTACAGTTTCAAACAATGTTCAAACCTCACTTGAAGCAGAAGTTTTAATGGAAACAACTTTCATGCAACGGAATAATGCAAGAGAAACTGTTGGCTTTTCGACAGAGTTAGAGTTATTCAAGTCCTATTTTTTGTCAGCTGAAAATGTAAGAACCTTATTTCTTcacttaacattatttttacctattcatacaaaaatgatatttttctaGGTATATAATGAAAGCAAGAGAATGCTACAAGTTTATGAATTGAATAAGAACTCGCCGTACAAGGATAATGGATTAGGCTTTGAAGGGGTTCAGGTTTTACTAAAAGATTCTCttagaaatatttgtttgaaatggGCCCCTTTTTTAAAGAGATATTCATCTCTTCTTAATCTAGTAAAGATGGTAAACCCTACCATGGCTTCTTCTGAATCAAATATAATTGGATTTCAATTTATTGTGGCTAGATGTCGTCAAAAAATGGTAGAATTTACTGAAAAGGTTAGTGTaactttaaagttataattttattgagtTCAATACCCCCCCCCTCCCCAAAGCCTTGGGAGCTACATTTTTAAGTTGTTGGTACaaacctctctcaactctttaaatTCACAAGCTTTGAAGAAAAACACAAGCTTCAATGTACTACATGGAAAAACAAGTTAAACGCAGTACATCAAGCAGGGCCGGATTTACCAATAGGAATCTTtatgtttatttagttttagttttagccaaattttggtatttatgaGTAATAAGAGCCCAAATATCTTATTCTGCCTAGGCCTCCTGGTATATAAATCCGGCCCTGACTACAAGTGGCGAGATGAGGGATCAAACAGGCTACCACTacatcatttaaatatttttttcaaagtttctttaatcatttaaaataaaattgataataataataataataaaatttagtttaaagtgATTGTTATGCCTTGAAACCCCATTCCCATCATATAACTGTATGCACTTATAGGTTGTTGTTTTcgatatattatttaaatatttttaatatataagttgtttttgaatacatatattaaaaaaagcttttatgaattttattttatttttttgattaacattaaaaataacttatattgatctatttcatttatttatttaattatagaatATGATTCGTCTTCAATACGAAAATGGAGATTTTGCAGTTAGATATGATAAATTTTCTATTCCTTGTGCGAACTTAATTGAAGTTCTTCTTGTCAGCACATCGCTAAGTGTGgcatttaatttaatacattGCAGAAAACAAGAGGCAGTATTTGAAATCTTAGAAATAATAATGCAAATTAGAAAAATGAGTaacattaaaattgtaaaatctataatgttacttttataatgaCTTTGTTGCAATGATTTAAATCTATTTTCGATTTGGTTTTATCTATAACGTATTGTGATTTggttttaacatttaaacttttaacattattttattttataaatacactttcttattatataaattgtttgaagtttaatttttttgtgtcataTTTGtcaagttattaataaaatatattataatatatatgctgATTGTAATTGATTATAATTGAATTGATAGTTCTAAATTAGAACTGATTTTAAGACTCTGATGATTAATAGAACTTTTAATCGAAATGAGTATGAGGTTCAAATGAGTATAACCAGTTGTgtattaagttatattaaatcATCAGAGCCTTAAAATCAGTTAATACACCATACAAATAATACTACTGATTGTAAGGcgttaaagaaaaataactaacaaagaaatgaataaaaaaaagtgtatttaattttaattagctgtaattaaaagttatttgctaaccaaattatagtattttatatttaaaataatgatacgAAAAAGTTTTGGAAAACTTTTCAGGAACCTATTTGATACATGCAGTATCagatattgtatataaatgtttaatgtaACTTTTCTTAATTTGTATGTTAATTGTTTTATGAAGATCTTATTTGTTctcatgatttttgttttgtttattcaggggtataataaatgtaaaaccacAATGAGTTGAACAAAAGATTAAAATTCCGACTAAAAATATTCAAGTGACAGAACTGTCTTTATTGAGAATTCTTTCTCGACATCTACAGATGAAAATCTGAAGGTGATGAAAAATTAACATTTCttggtttttcttttataaaataaactaaaaatgaaatataatagaaatattttttagtacttattattattatattttttcaacgataaattataaaaatatttgctctttTTTAGAGAATCGTCAAATGTCGGGAGAGTGGATGCTTTATTTTACCAATTCGATTCAGGTTCTGTTAGTCAACATGACAATCCGTTTAATTACGAAAAACTAGTGAATTCTCAAGCAGCcgagtatatattaaaaaaaaactttaaaaacttgaattacaattttattaaaaatttataaatttgttttttactgataacttttatttgttataacaTATGCTTGCATAGTCTTAATCTAAAGCagtcaaatatattttcaaagttacgAAACAAGACgaacattataaaatttagaatactttgttaaaataattttttccattaatttttgtgtttttaagtGATATATTTATCTGTTATACCATCAGTTTGTATATTTATAGCTTTAATATGTGTgtataatatcaataattttttttcaaaagtgttGTCTGCTTATTTGGGTAGTCTTTTCAAAATACTTTAGTTTCGGAAGATCTTGTGGAAAGTATGCCAAGTATGAGTGGAGTATGCACAAAAGATCAAACGTCAGCTAAAATCAGCGTCATAAACGCATTTTAATTGCGTCATCACTTTTATGGCTTAAATGTAACATGAACACCTTTTTTTTGCAGCAACACCTTTTTAACGGCAACACTTATAGGTGTTAATGTGCACGAACACCTTTTTTTTGCATCAACACCTTTTTACGGCAACACCTAATAGGTGTTCATATAGTATCACGCATCAAcaccttttttctttaacatcaACACCTTTTTCCGTTACAGTGTACTCGCTGTTtctcttgatttattttttaagtaattgtgAGACATAAAGTTATTGTTAAGTAATGTTTTCTTAACTTTGCGTGTAAGAAAGAATAGTTTGTTTTCCCCCAATTCAATATGGTTACTTTTGATTTCGCGATATAGTAACGTGATTCAGACTGGATGGATTAggatatttaaagaataaaaagtaaatattacttttcattttatttggcTAAGTAGACtttgtgagaaaaaaaaatacttgaaagtTTTTGAAGTTCCAAATTTTATCCCTTTATATTAGatctttataattgtttatattaattattattttcacttttaaatttttgttttgttttctgttttatttcggtttaagaataaattattctattgGTTTAAGAATAAGTTATTCTATTGgtttaagaataaattattctattggtttaagaataaattattctattggtttagaataaattattctattggtttaagaataaattattctattggtttaagaataaattattctattggtttaagaataaattattctattggtttaagaataaattattctattggtttaagaataaattattctattggtttaagaataatttattctattggtttaagaataaattattctattggtttaagaataaattattccattggtttaagaataaattattccattggtttaagaataaattattctattggtttaagaataaattattctattggtttaagaataaattattctattggtttaagaataaattattccattggtttaagaataaattattctattggtttaagaataaattattctattggtttaagaataaattattctattgGTTTAAGATTAAGTTAAGGTTAGCTATTTAATCCACAACATGTCTAAAGCTAGGCTGTTCAACAAGTTATGTAAATTACATAAACATACGCTTAGTTTTCTTATAAGTAAAATTCAAGTTTAGctttaaataatatgaaatttcATCAgacaaaatagctttaaaaagaTTGCGGACGTTTTTAAGTAAGACAAATTTAGAAAGTACTTAGAGACTTTTTAGAGAAAAAGtggttttattttgtataattaaagTTACTTTTAGCGTAAgagtgttattattattaattcctgaatttagttgttattattatttaaaaataatatttactacagtaataataatatttactacagtaataataatattgtaataactaatttaattagttttagaTGGGGCTggagatgatagctcctttcAACAGTGATAAGCTGcattaaaaaactgtatttagtaattaataattaagcaaattatgttgtttttttcatggGCCAAATTGTGTCCGATGTGCGACcgagtcaaaaaaattttacaagatGATTGATCGgtttgaattgaaaaattttcaacGGTGTCCGTGATCGAAATGTTCGGTTCTGATTGAAGAATGTTTTGTCCGATGTCCGCCA
This window contains:
- the LOC136084191 gene encoding uncharacterized protein LOC136084191, giving the protein METTFMQRNNARETVGFSTELELFKSYFLSAENVYNESKRMLQVYELNKNSPYKDNGLGFEGVQVLLKDSLRNICLKWAPFLKRYSSLLNLVKMVNPTMASSESNIIGFQFIVARCRQKMVEFTEKNMIRLQYENGDFAVRYDKFSIPCANLIEVLLVSTSLSVAFNLIHCRKQEAVFEILEIIMQIRKMSNIKIVKSIMLLL